From one Marinifilum sp. JC120 genomic stretch:
- a CDS encoding 4-amino-4-deoxy-L-arabinose transferase: protein MKSYLLVACSVILGVLGQLFMKKGMTVLGPLGEPSIMTAFAIVFQPWVFGGLVSYGLAMMIWVAVLSRLDLSYAYPLLSSGYVLVAIGSWWMFGDSISATRWAGILVISVGVVFTAKK from the coding sequence ATGAAATCTTACCTTCTTGTTGCCTGCTCAGTAATTCTCGGTGTTTTGGGACAGCTTTTCATGAAAAAGGGCATGACCGTGCTCGGCCCGTTGGGCGAGCCATCCATCATGACCGCTTTTGCCATTGTCTTTCAACCGTGGGTATTCGGCGGTCTTGTTTCATATGGCTTGGCTATGATGATATGGGTGGCGGTCTTAAGCCGCCTTGATCTCAGTTATGCCTACCCGTTGCTTAGTTCCGGTTATGTGCTGGTGGCTATCGGCTCTTGGTGGATGTTCGGGGACTCAATTTCCGCAACACGTTGGGCCGGAATTCTGGTAATATCGGTAGGAGTTGTCTTCACGGCAAAAAAATGA
- a CDS encoding transporter yields the protein MEYLLVVLSVTMTTLGQIFQKLGAVRIKEEMSGGKSVLAAAANIHIFMGITALGLGAFLWLMVLSRMELSLAYPMMSLGYVLVTIASKYFFKEEIPMHRYIGIATIILGIVLISRS from the coding sequence ATGGAATACCTGCTCGTAGTCCTCTCAGTTACCATGACCACTCTGGGCCAGATTTTCCAGAAACTGGGGGCGGTGCGGATTAAGGAAGAAATGTCCGGGGGTAAATCAGTTCTCGCCGCCGCGGCAAACATCCATATATTCATGGGAATCACCGCCCTTGGACTAGGGGCATTTCTCTGGCTCATGGTTCTTTCTCGCATGGAGCTAAGCCTTGCCTATCCAATGATGAGCCTCGGCTACGTGCTGGTAACCATCGCCTCAAAATATTTTTTTAAAGAGGAAATTCCCATGCATCGCTACATCGGCATTGCAACCATCATACTGGGCATAGTCCTAATCTCAAGGAGTTAG
- a CDS encoding ATP-binding protein, with translation MRTHSRRTDLFAGRYPHHHPCQLSAYHDYRQMEVWQYARLHLTRGRVFRCAGPIQLSSGNHYPYPAQYRGKIMNGQFFMNRRFSADLKNLSISAEMVRQCRTILPMDNKTGQDIDLAVSEAVSNAIRHSNSPKDSSIALRLISNGIKLIIEVEDSGPGFDFELIQTPDLDVPQEGGYGLFLIKQVMDSVKYERRQDGNILTMEKQFAPKGDI, from the coding sequence ATGCGGACACACTCACGGCGGACAGATCTGTTTGCCGGGCGGTATCCCCATCATCACCCATGCCAATTGTCCGCGTACCATGACTACCGGCAAATGGAAGTATGGCAATATGCACGGTTACACCTCACGCGGGGCCGGGTGTTCCGGTGTGCAGGCCCGATTCAATTGTCCTCCGGAAATCACTATCCATATCCTGCGCAGTACAGGGGGAAGATCATGAACGGCCAATTTTTTATGAATCGTCGGTTCAGTGCTGATTTGAAAAACCTGTCTATAAGTGCAGAAATGGTCAGGCAGTGCAGGACCATACTGCCCATGGATAATAAAACCGGGCAGGATATTGATCTTGCTGTTTCAGAAGCAGTCTCAAACGCTATCCGGCATAGCAATTCTCCAAAGGATTCCAGCATTGCCCTGCGTTTAATCTCAAATGGAATCAAATTGATTATTGAAGTGGAGGATTCCGGTCCTGGCTTTGATTTTGAACTGATCCAAACTCCTGATTTGGATGTTCCGCAAGAAGGCGGCTACGGTCTATTTTTGATCAAGCAGGTCATGGACTCGGTCAAATATGAACGCAGACAAGACGGAAATATCCTGACCATGGAAAAACAATTTGCACCCAAAGGGGATATATAA
- a CDS encoding metallophosphoesterase, whose translation MSSNFLPYDLYSSMARRMGEETVSRRLRMQVDHAASIYGKGFGRIHLENLDTFINFVDTALRLSRMRERGRRNSLDFKIVKNEVYIPGLPEPLDELRILHLTDIHIDGFIDGGEALFSMIAPLRCDLCVLTGDYRLLTHYSHEPSAIGMSRLVTQINASHGVYGILGNHDFIEQIPDLEESGVRMLLNEGEVIKYNDAELFLAGVDDPHFYGTHDLKRAFRSKIKNLPTILLSHSPELYSEAAQQEVDLYLCGHTHGGQICLPGGIPIITHANCPRTMTTGKWKYGNMHGYTSRGAGCSGVQARFNCPPEITIHILRSTGGRS comes from the coding sequence GCATGGGTGAAGAAACTGTCTCCCGACGTTTAAGGATGCAGGTTGACCATGCCGCTTCAATATACGGCAAAGGGTTCGGACGCATTCATCTGGAAAATTTGGATACATTCATAAATTTTGTGGATACGGCATTGCGCTTAAGTAGGATGCGCGAACGGGGCAGGCGTAACAGTCTGGATTTTAAAATAGTAAAAAATGAAGTCTATATTCCCGGATTACCGGAACCGCTTGACGAACTTAGGATACTGCACCTGACCGACATCCACATCGATGGTTTCATTGACGGCGGGGAGGCTTTATTTTCCATGATTGCCCCTTTGCGTTGTGACCTCTGTGTGCTTACCGGGGATTATCGTTTGCTGACCCACTATAGCCATGAGCCATCCGCTATAGGCATGTCCCGACTAGTTACCCAGATAAACGCTTCCCACGGGGTATACGGTATACTGGGAAATCACGATTTCATTGAACAGATCCCGGACCTTGAGGAAAGTGGGGTACGTATGCTGCTCAATGAGGGTGAGGTCATCAAATACAACGATGCCGAGCTCTTTCTTGCCGGGGTGGATGATCCTCATTTTTATGGTACCCATGACTTAAAACGTGCTTTTCGTTCCAAAATAAAAAATCTGCCTACCATACTGCTCAGTCATTCCCCGGAACTGTACTCCGAAGCTGCGCAGCAGGAAGTTGACCTCTACCTATGCGGACACACTCACGGCGGACAGATCTGTTTGCCGGGCGGTATCCCCATCATCACCCATGCCAATTGTCCGCGTACCATGACTACCGGCAAATGGAAGTATGGCAATATGCACGGTTACACCTCACGCGGGGCCGGGTGTTCCGGTGTGCAGGCCCGATTCAATTGTCCTCCGGAAATCACTATCCATATCCTGCGCAGTACAGGGGGAAGATCATGA